A window of the Sabethes cyaneus chromosome 1, idSabCyanKW18_F2, whole genome shotgun sequence genome harbors these coding sequences:
- the LOC128746159 gene encoding uncharacterized protein LOC128746159 produces MDEVKPLIHQRGQVRAKVTAILKQLEKAENDLSQILSVIPSSKLDDQDEKVVEFDLIHTDALMRVECLIDKVSKPCMPSSSAVAPIPSTSFAQPAQVIVQQQPLKAPIPTFNGEYENWPRFKALFSDIIGRCTDSDAIKLHHLDKALIGAAAGIIDSRILVENNYNHAWEILVERFENKRVIVDTHLSGLLTMKKMVKESHTELRALIETCSRHIEGLKFLDQPVDGTAGLFINKLLTSCLDPVTRKQWERTLKHDQCRVLERCETDNPPASNVKSLPNTPKTARLKVHTTSTLSTIRSCHFCSKDHLNYQCPDFRNMSLSERLLKVKESRVCYNCLRRGHRSGDCSSKGSCAKCRKRHHTLLHDESKQPNVSSKQSQNNPISQSEPVKGSMNVISQPVKNVNVDEFVQTQTVSSSCSVNLGKTTLPNVLLLTAVVNLMDQHGQSIACRALLDCGAQTNLLSSAMYQKLGLKGEAANFDIVGVGNGRSNASCLVQVLQDISIRAGDDVRDSEKYAKIRQPYETRAFEDSRSISKLPASASNVHRTF; encoded by the exons ATGGATGAAGTGAAACCGCTTATCCACCAGCGTGGCCAGGTAAGAGCCAAGGTTACGGCAATCCTGAAACAACTCGAGAAAGCAGAAAACGATTTGTCTCAG ATTCTCAGTGTGATTCCCTCTTCGAAGCTTGACGACCAGGATGAAAAAGTTGTAGAATTTGATTTAATCCATACTGATGCCTTGATGCGTGTTGAGTGCCTGATTGACAAAGTGTCGAAGCCTTGTATGCCTTCTTCCAGCGCAGTTGCACCAATTCCTTCCACAAGTTTTGCTCAGCCTGCCCAAGTGATTGTTCAGCAACAACCTTTAAAGGCACCCATTCCAACTTTTAATGGTGAATATGAGAATTGGCCTCGATTTAAGGCATTGTTTTCGGACATCATTGGGCGTTGTACCGATTCGGATGCAATTAAGTTGCATCATTTAGATAAAGCGTTGATTGGTGCAGCTGCCGGAATAATTGATTCCAGGATACTCGTAGAAAACAATTATAATCACGCATGGGAAATACTGGTCGAGCGATTCGAAAATAAGCGTGTGATAGTTGACACCCATCTCTCTGGATTGTTAACTATGAAAAAGATGGTGAAAGAATCTCACACTGAATTGCGTGCATTGATTGAAACATGTTCCCGGCACATCGAAGGGTTGAAATTTCTTGATCAACCAGTTGATGGCACTGCAGGGTTGTTCATCAACAAGCTGCTAACCTCTTGCCTTGATCCCGTAACCCGCAAGCAATGGGAGAGAACGCTTAAGCACG ATCAATGTCGCGTTCTCGAGCGTTGCGAAACAGACAATCCTCCCGCTAGTAATGTAAAGTCTCTTCCAAATACTCCAAAAACTGCCAGATTAAAGGTTCATACCACTTCTACCCTATCGACGATTCGCTCCTGTCATTTTTGTAGCAAAGACCATCTAAATTATCAATGTCCCGATTTCCGTAACATGTCACTTTCTGAACGCTTGTTGAAAGTCAAAGAAAGTCGTGTTTGTTACAATTGCCTTCGCCGCGGGCATCGTTCAGGTGACTGTTCGTCGAAGGGTAGTTGTGCTAAATGTAGAAAACGACACCATACCTTACTGCACGATGAATCGAAACAACCGAATGTTAGCTCGAAGCAATCTCAGAACAATCCTATATCGCAATCGGAACCAGTAAAAGGTTCAATGAATGTTATTTCTCAGCCTGTTAAAAATGTAAATGTTGACGAGTTTGTCCAAACTCAAACCGTTTCCTCATCCTGTTCTGTAAACCTTGGTAAAACAACACTGCCGAATGTGTTGTTGCTCACTGCTGTTGTAAATTTAATGGATCAGCATGGGCAATCGATTGCTTGTCGAGCTCTTCTGGATTGCGGTGCTCAGACAAATCTTCTCTCCAGTGCGATGTATCAGAAACTGGGACTAAAGGGAGAAGCAGCTAACTTTGACATTGTTGGAGTTGGTAATGGCCGATCAAATGCAAGTTGCCTTGT ACAGGTTCTACAAGACATTTCTATTCGCGCCGGGGATGATGTTCGCGACAGCGAAAAATACGCTAAAATCCGCCAACCATATGAAACACGTGCTTTCGAAGATTCGAGAAGCATCTCCAAACTGCCTGCATCTGCTAGCAACGTACATCGAACATTCTAG